In Fibrobacter sp. UWB10, a single window of DNA contains:
- a CDS encoding squalene/phytoene synthase family protein has translation MSNILDSIGVGENVLDGRAAWKYAEEILLQVSRTFALNINVLKGKLHKSILLAYLYLRIADTVEDDPDMKASEKEVILGKFAKIFKTAELSDELVAEFERSLPESWRKSEHPYMNLCLHTHVVVPLLREMPETYAAPVRAVTIEMCQGMAKFALRQEAALSSGWFTLESVADLDEYCYYVAGIVGKLLTNLFAADTCLINDARKAEMQKLDVSFGLALQVANIVKDCVEDSARRVCFVPEEICRRHGFAHSYEMFDVPSDPTAKADFDKRRAAVMGELVLKAWGHLDDAIAYTKLIPNVKMRTRLFCLWPLFMAAENMKLIGDGSSLFASDKKVKITRDTVKRIIKSTTLHFYSDRWIEKSYAQLRK, from the coding sequence ATGTCAAATATTCTAGATTCGATAGGAGTAGGCGAAAACGTCTTGGACGGTCGTGCGGCATGGAAGTATGCCGAAGAAATCCTGCTGCAGGTTTCTAGAACCTTCGCGCTCAACATCAACGTTCTAAAAGGAAAGCTCCACAAGAGCATTCTGCTTGCTTACTTGTACTTGCGTATCGCGGATACCGTCGAAGACGATCCCGACATGAAGGCTTCTGAAAAAGAAGTCATTCTGGGCAAGTTTGCCAAAATTTTCAAGACCGCCGAACTCTCCGACGAACTGGTTGCCGAATTTGAACGTTCGCTCCCTGAAAGTTGGCGTAAGTCTGAACACCCGTACATGAACCTTTGCCTGCATACGCATGTGGTGGTGCCCTTGTTGCGCGAAATGCCTGAAACGTATGCGGCTCCTGTGCGTGCAGTGACGATTGAAATGTGCCAGGGCATGGCGAAGTTTGCGCTCAGGCAAGAGGCCGCCCTCAGTTCAGGCTGGTTTACGCTCGAAAGTGTCGCTGACCTTGATGAATACTGCTATTACGTGGCAGGCATTGTCGGCAAGCTTTTGACGAATCTTTTTGCCGCTGACACGTGCCTGATTAACGATGCCCGCAAGGCTGAAATGCAAAAACTCGACGTGAGCTTTGGGCTTGCGCTTCAGGTGGCAAATATCGTGAAGGACTGCGTCGAAGATTCTGCCCGCAGGGTTTGCTTTGTGCCCGAAGAAATCTGCCGCAGGCATGGCTTTGCACATTCGTATGAAATGTTCGATGTCCCGAGCGACCCGACGGCAAAGGCTGACTTTGACAAGCGCCGTGCCGCGGTAATGGGTGAGCTTGTGCTAAAGGCTTGGGGACACTTGGACGATGCAATTGCCTATACCAAGCTCATTCCGAACGTGAAGATGCGTACCAGGCTGTTCTGCTTGTGGCCGCTCTTTATGGCTGCCGAGAATATGAAGCTGATTGGTGATGGCTCAAGCCTCTTTGCCTCTGATAAGAAGGTGAAGATTACTCGCGATACCGTCAAGCGGATTATCAAGTCGACTACATTGCATTTCTATTCTGATCGTTGGATTGAAAAGTCCTACGCTCAATTAAGAAAATAA
- the alr gene encoding alanine racemase: MKLLATPPDLNKIARPNWIEINLDALCNNIQFIRSQIPANTKILLPVKADSYGHGSLACSFAAKFGGADYLGVAHISEGMLLRQYGMDLPILVLGPCTPADFAYFVEFQLTAAITDIRTAMAFDQFLRDTGTTCKAHLAIDTGMNRYGFDAEDFNNVRAALSLKNLHFEGMFTHLATADMPGNPKTEIQIQRFTRLVDVLEAEGLRPEICHCSSSAGTLTHPESHFDMVRPGLALYGYNCMGAAPSPWPIKPVMRIKSTIRHIHDVKPGETVSYGGYWMAQQPTRIATIAIGYGDGYLRGEYNKGFVFIRGQLCPILGRVCMDATMVDVSHIPDVQVGETVDVVNGELDFRISMESVADDHHTIPYELTSRVARRLYRKYYWKNRLVRWDYLRKEFGVKDFKEYPLR, from the coding sequence ATGAAACTTTTAGCTACTCCTCCGGATTTAAATAAAATTGCGCGCCCGAACTGGATTGAAATCAACTTAGACGCACTCTGCAACAACATTCAATTTATCAGGAGCCAAATTCCTGCCAATACGAAGATTCTTTTGCCCGTAAAGGCGGACTCTTACGGCCACGGAAGCCTTGCCTGCTCCTTTGCCGCCAAATTCGGCGGTGCTGACTACCTAGGCGTTGCCCACATTAGCGAAGGCATGCTGCTTCGCCAATACGGCATGGACCTGCCGATTCTGGTACTTGGCCCCTGCACTCCGGCCGACTTTGCCTACTTTGTCGAATTCCAACTGACTGCGGCTATTACGGACATTCGTACCGCCATGGCATTCGACCAGTTCCTGCGCGATACGGGAACCACCTGCAAGGCACACCTCGCCATTGATACCGGCATGAACCGCTACGGTTTTGACGCCGAAGACTTTAACAATGTTCGCGCGGCCCTCAGCCTCAAGAACCTGCACTTCGAAGGCATGTTCACGCACTTGGCTACCGCCGACATGCCGGGGAACCCGAAGACCGAAATTCAGATTCAGCGCTTTACACGCCTGGTCGACGTTCTGGAAGCCGAAGGACTCCGCCCCGAGATTTGCCACTGCTCTAGCTCGGCAGGAACCCTCACCCACCCCGAAAGTCATTTTGACATGGTGCGCCCAGGCCTTGCCCTTTACGGCTACAACTGCATGGGCGCAGCACCTTCTCCATGGCCGATTAAGCCGGTGATGAGAATCAAGTCTACTATTCGCCACATCCACGACGTAAAGCCCGGCGAAACCGTGAGCTACGGCGGTTACTGGATGGCCCAACAGCCCACCCGCATAGCAACAATCGCTATCGGTTACGGCGACGGTTACCTGCGCGGCGAATACAACAAGGGTTTCGTGTTCATTCGCGGACAGCTCTGCCCGATTCTTGGCCGCGTGTGCATGGATGCCACCATGGTCGACGTGAGCCACATTCCTGATGTGCAAGTCGGCGAAACGGTCGATGTGGTAAACGGCGAACTGGACTTCCGCATTTCGATGGAAAGCGTGGCCGATGACCACCATACGATTCCGTACGAATTAACAAGCCGCGTCGCACGCCGTCTGTACCGTAAGTACTACTGGAAGAATCGCTTGGTTCGCTGGGATTACCTGCGCAAGGAATTCGGCGTCAAAGACTTCAAGGAATACCCGCTACGATAG
- the lspA gene encoding signal peptidase II, which translates to MKKTDFINKWPFHLGVILFSIVADQLTKLWALVRFTNETGAPNHETINVIGELVRFQLVFNKGAAFSSRPQDLMPFLPPWLFFLLISIVATIVLLWFYKSIDKRDWMSRLGVVMILGGAVGNFIDRMRLSMVVDFIDCDFPDFIMTRFPTFNVADSFVTVGVAVVILSPIILKKIHQEIKNDKEAKTEAAKEEK; encoded by the coding sequence ATGAAGAAAACTGATTTTATAAACAAGTGGCCGTTTCATTTGGGAGTGATTCTTTTTAGCATTGTTGCCGATCAGCTGACAAAGCTCTGGGCGCTTGTGCGATTCACGAACGAAACGGGTGCTCCGAATCACGAAACAATCAATGTCATCGGCGAATTGGTTCGTTTTCAGTTAGTGTTCAACAAGGGTGCTGCTTTCAGTAGCCGTCCGCAAGACTTGATGCCCTTTTTGCCGCCTTGGCTGTTTTTTTTGCTGATTTCGATTGTCGCCACCATTGTGCTTTTGTGGTTCTACAAGTCCATCGACAAGCGCGATTGGATGAGCCGTTTGGGCGTGGTGATGATTCTCGGTGGTGCCGTGGGTAACTTTATTGACCGTATGCGTCTATCCATGGTCGTAGACTTTATCGATTGCGATTTCCCCGACTTTATCATGACGCGTTTCCCGACTTTCAATGTCGCCGATTCCTTTGTCACGGTCGGTGTCGCCGTTGTGATTCTTTCCCCGATAATTTTGAAAAAGATCCATCAAGAAATTAAGAACGATAAAGAAGCTAAAACCGAAGCGGCAAAAGAGGAAAAATGA
- the dnaA gene encoding chromosomal replication initiator protein DnaA, giving the protein MQAEWERCLNYLRGMLSDTVYKTYFAQTKLTSLTTGHAVVTVPPGLDTAVYSAYKELIRLAWREVTHDESAIEFEFQQQEAVTQAAPAGNNSFRDFLKPSIPLSGSFRFENFVPGDKAQLAFNAALAVARNPDGTQYNPLFIYGSSGLGKTHLLQAIGNYILEEDPTKRVCYLTSEDFSQQYMKCLREQRITEMSDFYRNEVDILLIDDIQNWTGKYETQNEFFLIFNALHQAGKQIVLTSDAPAAEVKNLSDRLVSRFAWGLTVDIQPPDVETREAILHKKAEERHLEISDDVLHYLAENIASNVRCLESAIIKLTLQSSLMHHDIDMSIAQKVVAEIAPTLRRRVSLDAVLHTVSKHYEVPEAKLTESGRGTKEISKARQVAMYLMRECSPISLQSIGSRFGGKDHSTVVHAIKSIKKEMETDPSFARLIESLKNSIHD; this is encoded by the coding sequence ATGCAAGCTGAATGGGAAAGATGTTTGAACTACCTCCGTGGGATGCTTTCAGACACGGTTTATAAGACTTATTTTGCGCAGACCAAGCTCACAAGCCTTACCACCGGTCATGCCGTCGTGACCGTTCCGCCCGGACTGGATACCGCCGTCTATTCTGCTTACAAGGAACTCATCCGCCTCGCCTGGCGCGAAGTCACGCACGACGAATCTGCAATTGAATTTGAATTCCAGCAACAAGAAGCTGTGACGCAGGCAGCCCCTGCAGGCAACAACAGCTTCCGCGATTTTTTAAAGCCAAGCATTCCGCTTTCAGGCTCTTTCCGCTTTGAAAACTTTGTGCCGGGCGACAAGGCCCAGCTCGCCTTCAATGCAGCCCTTGCAGTCGCTCGCAACCCCGATGGTACGCAGTACAACCCGCTCTTTATTTACGGTTCTTCGGGCCTTGGCAAGACTCACCTTTTGCAGGCTATCGGCAACTACATTCTCGAAGAAGATCCGACCAAGCGCGTGTGCTACCTGACCTCTGAAGATTTTTCGCAACAGTACATGAAGTGCCTGCGCGAACAGCGCATCACCGAAATGTCAGACTTCTACCGCAACGAAGTCGACATCTTGCTGATTGACGACATCCAGAACTGGACCGGCAAGTACGAAACCCAGAACGAATTCTTCTTGATTTTTAATGCCCTGCACCAGGCCGGCAAGCAGATTGTGCTGACCTCTGATGCACCTGCTGCCGAAGTCAAGAACTTGTCTGACCGCTTGGTCAGCCGCTTTGCCTGGGGCCTCACGGTCGACATCCAGCCGCCAGATGTTGAAACTCGCGAAGCCATTTTGCACAAGAAGGCCGAAGAACGCCACTTAGAAATCAGCGACGACGTTCTGCACTACCTTGCCGAAAACATCGCAAGCAACGTGCGCTGCCTCGAAAGTGCAATCATTAAGCTCACCTTGCAGTCGAGCTTGATGCACCACGATATCGACATGAGCATCGCCCAGAAGGTGGTCGCCGAAATTGCGCCGACGCTTCGTCGCCGCGTAAGCCTCGACGCCGTCCTCCACACCGTTTCGAAGCACTACGAAGTGCCCGAAGCCAAGCTCACCGAATCGGGCCGTGGCACCAAGGAAATTTCAAAGGCTCGCCAGGTCGCTATGTACCTGATGCGCGAATGCTCCCCAATCAGCTTGCAGAGCATCGGTTCCCGCTTTGGCGGTAAGGACCACTCCACCGTGGTTCACGCCATCAAGAGCATCAAGAAAGAAATGGAAACCGACCCGAGCTTTGCACGACTCATCGAAAGCCTCAAGAACTCGATTCACGATTAA
- a CDS encoding RluA family pseudouridine synthase: MNYLVEEKHAGERIDKFLVGVMDNVSRTDVQKLIAAGEVKVGGVASPKNFRVEAGMVVVVDKVPEKEASTLEPENIPLDIVYEDDDIVVLNKPRNLVVHPGNGVQNGTLAAGLLYHFKENLSAVNGPLRPGIVHRLDKDTPGLMVVAKNDAAHRHLAHQLETRTLHRTYNALVWGHPRDLEGTIDAPIGRNPKNRLKMAVVSDGKPSRTHFVAKKFFAFATLLELQLESGRTHQIRVHSRYMGHPVVGDPLYDGRDGCLNRVAPLMKDIAAKVLEIAPAQLLQAVKIELIHPTTGKKMKFKVPLEKPFEQVLKLLKKECPADAPVFDEDEGFRDFDPEMRYFEEEEEFDDSEPLALFPEEVAPYKERKTRAQRFAERAANAANRKAKAAERKRIKQEKAARKRGIAPEDFVQPGYEPTIDPDLL, translated from the coding sequence ATGAATTATCTCGTAGAAGAAAAACACGCTGGCGAACGCATCGACAAGTTCCTTGTGGGTGTTATGGATAACGTGTCCCGCACGGATGTTCAGAAACTGATTGCCGCAGGCGAAGTCAAGGTGGGTGGCGTAGCTTCTCCCAAGAATTTCCGTGTCGAAGCAGGCATGGTCGTGGTGGTCGATAAGGTTCCCGAAAAAGAAGCGAGCACCTTGGAACCCGAAAATATTCCGCTCGATATTGTGTACGAAGACGACGATATCGTGGTCTTGAACAAGCCGCGTAACCTGGTGGTCCACCCGGGTAACGGCGTGCAGAACGGTACGCTTGCCGCAGGTTTGTTGTACCACTTTAAAGAAAATTTGTCTGCTGTAAACGGCCCGTTACGCCCGGGCATTGTCCATCGACTGGACAAGGATACACCAGGGCTTATGGTGGTGGCCAAGAATGACGCTGCCCATAGGCATTTGGCACACCAGCTGGAAACCCGCACGCTGCACCGCACCTATAATGCCCTGGTGTGGGGGCATCCCCGCGACTTGGAAGGTACAATTGATGCCCCCATCGGGCGTAACCCCAAGAATCGCTTGAAGATGGCTGTCGTGAGCGATGGCAAGCCGAGCCGCACACATTTTGTGGCCAAGAAATTCTTTGCGTTCGCAACGTTGCTTGAATTGCAGCTGGAATCGGGCCGTACGCACCAGATTCGCGTGCATAGTCGCTACATGGGTCACCCGGTCGTGGGCGATCCGCTGTACGATGGCCGCGATGGTTGCTTGAACCGCGTCGCTCCCTTAATGAAGGACATCGCGGCGAAGGTCTTGGAAATTGCTCCGGCTCAGCTCCTGCAGGCCGTGAAAATTGAACTGATTCACCCGACCACGGGCAAAAAGATGAAGTTCAAGGTCCCGCTTGAAAAGCCTTTCGAACAAGTTCTCAAACTCCTCAAAAAAGAATGTCCGGCAGACGCGCCCGTATTCGACGAAGATGAAGGCTTCCGCGATTTCGACCCCGAAATGCGTTATTTCGAAGAAGAGGAAGAATTTGACGATAGCGAACCGCTGGCTCTCTTCCCTGAAGAAGTTGCACCTTACAAAGAACGTAAAACTCGTGCCCAGCGCTTTGCAGAACGTGCAGCAAATGCCGCTAACCGCAAAGCTAAGGCTGCGGAACGCAAGCGTATCAAGCAAGAAAAGGCTGCTCGCAAGCGTGGTATCGCTCCCGAAGACTTCGTTCAGCCGGGTTACGAACCGACGATTGACCCGGACCTGCTTTAA
- a CDS encoding AgmX/PglI C-terminal domain-containing protein, with protein sequence MTAVIQTPESFIASLLPDSDKKMVRIAGVSLLVAILLCFWATTYEVLIDDSIFVDTPTTEIQATMNIIDKKEEKKPDKKPERKPQDIQRKKPGTGGKPVGRGNPRAPLNRGVIHALEAQTANASAAAYDLIKQSFAKDIDKVLKNTNGLQVTGKTKIGEVRGKVEGGFNQGMFAGGSGGIGNDITNLMGGPAGAISTRSMGNIKAPKENEIEWGSGPASRSATDIMKVVRQRTPGLRHVYNKYLKKMPGFQGKVTLKFTIAPGGEIISIALASSTTGYSEFDNEIKNTVGRWMFSKVKSGNTTVTIPFTFTE encoded by the coding sequence ATGACAGCAGTAATCCAAACACCGGAATCGTTCATCGCTTCCTTGTTGCCGGATTCCGACAAAAAGATGGTACGCATTGCAGGCGTATCGCTTTTGGTCGCGATTCTTCTGTGCTTCTGGGCAACGACGTACGAGGTGCTCATTGACGATTCCATTTTTGTGGATACGCCAACCACCGAAATACAAGCAACCATGAACATCATCGACAAAAAGGAGGAAAAAAAGCCCGACAAGAAACCAGAACGAAAACCACAAGATATCCAACGCAAAAAGCCTGGCACTGGCGGGAAACCCGTAGGGCGTGGTAACCCTCGAGCCCCGCTCAATCGTGGCGTTATTCATGCGCTAGAGGCTCAAACTGCGAATGCTTCGGCTGCCGCTTACGACTTGATCAAGCAAAGCTTTGCCAAGGATATCGATAAGGTCCTCAAGAATACGAACGGCTTGCAGGTTACCGGAAAAACAAAAATTGGCGAAGTCCGTGGAAAAGTAGAGGGCGGCTTTAACCAAGGCATGTTTGCCGGTGGCAGCGGCGGTATCGGCAATGATATTACCAACCTGATGGGTGGCCCTGCGGGTGCTATTTCAACTCGATCCATGGGAAATATAAAGGCTCCCAAAGAAAACGAAATCGAGTGGGGCTCTGGGCCTGCGTCTCGTTCTGCAACCGATATCATGAAGGTCGTGCGTCAAAGAACACCGGGACTACGGCATGTATACAATAAATACCTCAAAAAGATGCCGGGGTTCCAAGGAAAGGTAACGCTCAAGTTCACGATTGCGCCTGGTGGCGAAATCATTAGCATTGCGCTAGCGTCTTCGACAACGGGCTACAGCGAATTCGACAACGAAATCAAGAATACTGTCGGTCGCTGGATGTTTAGCAAGGTGAAATCGGGCAATACAACCGTGACAATCCCGTTCACGTTCACCGAATAA